A stretch of DNA from Leucobacter luti:
GCATCGGCTGGTGGTTTGGCCAGGGACCCGGCTCGCAGGTCATGGTGCCTGACGTGGCGGGCACTGAAATGACCGCAGCCCAGGCGGCCATCGAGCAGCAGCACCTCCTCGTCGACGTCACTGAATGCGCAAGCTTGACCGTCCCGGCAGGAAAGGCTGCGAGCACAGACCCGAAGAGCGGCACCCGCCTCGACCGCGGCACGACGGTTAGCCTGTGTCAGTCGACCGGTCCAGCGCTCAAGCCCGTCCCCACGATCGTGGGGCTGTCACTCGACGACGCGAAGTCGGAGATTGAGCGCGCGGGTTTCACATTCGGCGAAGTGACCGATACGCGGTTCGATGATGCCGGGGCAGACACGGTGCTCGCAGCGCTCACTCCCGAGGGAGACGAGCTGGGTGCGCAATACCCAGAGCAGTCGAGCATCAATCTCGTGCTCTCGGCCGGACCGATCCCGAACGTGGTCGGTGTGAGCGCTGATGAGGCGACGGCTGCGCTGTCCGACGCTGGGCTCACGGTCGATCCGGACCTCGGAAGCGAGGCGTATAGCAGCGATGCTTCCAAGGGCACGGTGCTCTCGCTGAGCACCTCGACAGATCCTGTGCGCCCCGGTGATGCGGTGGGCCTCCAGGTATCGCTGGGGCCCGAGCTGTTTGAGATCCCCGATGTGTCGGGGCTCGGACTGCAAGAGGCAATGGACACGCTCACAGCGGCCGGCTTCTCCCCCAGCACACTCGTACCAGAAGCCCTTCGCGGGCTCGCGAAGGCCACGGGGACGGATCCCGCAGCGGGCAAACAGGTCGAGGCCGGCACCGAGATCAGAATCAAAAGCACAATCTCGCTCTAGCGCGGAATGCGCCGAGGCGCCGCCTGCCGGGGAGCCCCGCGCACCCAAGGTCGCGGTGGCGTGAGAGCGCGAGTGATCCAGGCGACGAAGGTTGCGGTCGAGTCTGAGGCTCGAGCGCAACGTCGCACGCTCGCCGGAACTGCGGGAGCAGAGGCGGGGACAATCCCAGCGCCTCCGCTCCTTCGTCTCTATCGGCTTGTCTGCTTCAGTTCTTCCGCAACGAGGAACGCGAGCTCAAGTGACTGCATGTGGTTCAAGCGAGGATCGCACAGCGACTCGTAGCGGGTCGCGAGCGTTGCCTCGTCAATATTCTCGGAGCCGCCGAGGCACTCCGTGACGTCGTCTCCCGTGAGTTCGACATGAATGCCCCCCGGGAAGGTGCCGACTTCGCGGTGCGCTTCGAAGAACCCCCGCAGCTCGTCCATCACGTCATCGAAGCGGCGAGTCTTGTACCCAGTCGCGGTCGTAATACCGTTGCCGTGCATGGGGTCGGTGACCCACAGCGGAGTCGCTCCCGCATCCCGCACCCCAGCGAGCAAGCTCGGAAGGACATCGCGGATCTTCCCTGCACCCATGCGAGTGATGAACGTGAGCCTGCCGGGCTCGCGCTCTGGATCAAGCTTGTCGATCAGTCGCAGCGCATCATCCACGGTCGCCGTCGGGCCAAGTTTGACGCCGATCGGGTTCCGAACGTGAGACAGGAACTCAACGTGTGCGCCATCGAGATCGCGCGTGCGCTCGCCGATCCAAAGCATGTGCCCCGACGTGTCGTACAGATCCCCCGTACGGGAGTCGACGCGGGTGAGCGGGCGCTCGTAGTCGAGCAGCAACGCCTCGTGACTGACATAGAACTCAGTCTGCGCGAGCGCCGCGTGGTCAACGCCGCATGCGTCCATGAATTTCAGTGCGCGGTCGATTTCTGCGGCAAGCGACTCGTAGCGCTGGTTCGCCGGATTCGACACGAAGCCCTTGTTCCACTCGTGCACCAGGCGCAGATCAGCAAAGCCGCCCTGCGTGAATGCGCGAATCAAATTCAGTGTCGAAGCGGACACGTGGTACCCACGCACCAGCCGCTCCGGATCCACTTCCCGGGACTCGGGCGTGAAGTCGTAGCCATTGACGATATCGCCGCGGTACGCCGGCAGCGTGACACCCTCGCGCGTCTCAGTGGTGCTTGACCGAGGCTTCGCGAACTGGCCAGCCATGCGGCCCACCTTGATCACCGGCATCGCTGCACCGTAGGTCAGCACCACTGCCATCTGCAGCAGTGTCTTCACCCGATCTCGAATCTTGTCCGCCGTGGCGGCCGCGAAGGTCTCCGCACAATCGCCGCCCTGGAGCAGGAAGGCTTCGCCCCGGGCCGCAGCTGCGAGGCGCGCGCGGAGCTGATCAGCTTCTCCCGCAAACACAAGCGGAGGCTGCGTCGCAAGATCGGCTGATGCGCGCGCTGCCGCCTCGGGATCCGGCCAGACCGGCTGCTGCTTCGCCTCAAGCGCACGATAGGCATCAAGCCTCGCGAACGCTCGCGTTTCTGCAGTCTCGGTGTGCTGACTCGTCATCTTTGATCCCTCATATTTTTGGGGTGGGTACGCCTCACTCACGGCGGAATGCCGCAAATCCTCAGCTTACTACTCGCTGCTGCACTTATCCGGCCCGCACGCGCAGGGCGAACACACCCGCGCTTCTCGGCGTCGTTGGAACGCACACCGAGGCCGTCACATTCGCGTGTGTGTGGCGCTACGCCCGCGTGTGTGGCGCTACGCTTTGGCGCGCACGCTTGACGCGTAAACGTCTGCGTAGCGCTGGCCGCTGAGCTTCTGAATCTCCAGCATGATCTCGTCTGTCACACTCCGCAACACGAAGCGATCGGCACTCATGCCAGCGAAACGGGTGAAGTCGAGCGGCTTCCCGACGACCGTGCCGATGCGCCGAATCTTCGGAATTTTTGCCCCGATCGGCATCGCTTTCTCGGTGTCGATCATCACAACAGGGACCACGACGGCCCCCGACTCCAGCACCATGCGCGCAACACCCGTGCGTCCGCGGTAGAGACGCGCATCAGGGCTTCTCGTGCCCTCGGGGTAGATGCCGAGCACCTCACCACGATCGAGCACTCCGAGCGCCGTGTTGAGCGAGGCTTCTGAGGCTTTCCCGCCCGAACGGTCAATGGGGAGCTGCCCCACGGCCGTCATAAAGGTCTTCACGATCCACCCTTTGAGCCCTTTGCCGGTGAAGTAATCGCTCTTCGCCAGGAAGTAGACGCGCCGATCAATCATGACTGGAAGAAAAAAGGAGTCAACGACGGAGAGGTGATTTCCCACAAGAATTACGGGCCCAGTGGCCGGAATATTCTCGGCACCCTCCACCCACGGGCGATAGAGCGTTTTCAATAACGGCCCGATGATCAGGTGTTTAAATATCCAGTAGAGCACAGTCGGTGGTTTCCTCTCGACGCTCACCACAATAGCCGACTCAGGGTCCGCCACGGGTATGCGTATAGGCTGAATACGTGAAGTTGCGGCAGAGGGATGCCGCACACCGTGAAGGCCTGTACGAGGTATCAAGGGAGCTGCCGTGAAACAGTCTCATACGCCCATTCTGATTCCCCCCGTCCCCGAGGACAACATTTCGGACCTGCTGGAACAGCGTGTTGCTGCGACACCAGACCGCCCATTGTTCTCGGTCCCGGTCGGGGACGGATGGCGCGACATTAGCGCAACCGAGTTCCGGAGGCAGGTGATCACGCTCGCGAAAGGCTTGGCCGCCGCAGGCGTGGAACCCGGTGACCGGGTCGCGCTCATCTGCAAGACGAGCTACCCATGGACGCTCGTGGATTTCGCCCTCCACTACGCCGGGGCCGTTATGGTCCCGGTCTACGAGACGTCTTCGCCGCTGCAGATCCATTGGATTCTCGAGGACTCGGGTGCCCGCGCCATCATCACGGAGTCCGCTGAACACGCGGCCCGCGTCGCTGAAGTGCGGAGCGACCTCCCGGCGTTGGAGCTTGATTGGCGCCTCGACGAGGGTGCGATCGATGCGCTCAGCGCTGGCGGAGCAGAGATTTCAGATGAGGAAATCGAGCGTCGCCGCAGTCTCGCAGTTGGCAGCGACATGGCGACGCTGATCTACACCTCGGGCTCGACGGGCCGCCCGCGCGGCTGCGTGCTCACTCACTCAAACTTCGTCGATCTCGCCCGCAACGCTGGCAGCGCGCTCGACGAGGTCGTGCAGCCGGGTGCCTCCACGCTCCTGTTCGTGACCCTGGCGCACGTGTTCGCTCGATTCATCTCCGTGCTCGCCGTGCACGCTGGCGTTCGTGTGGGCCACCAGCCCGACACCACTCAGCTGCTCCCGTCGCTCGGGTCGTTCAAGCCCACCTTCTTGCTCGCCGTGCCGCGCGTATTTGAGAAGGTCTACAACTCCGCGGAACAAAGCACTGCGGCCGATGGCAAGGGAAAGATCTTCCGCACCGCTGCCAAGGTCGCCGTGGAGCACTCCGAGGCGCTCGACACCGGCAAGGTGCCGTTCATGCTCGGGCTGAAATTCAAGGTATTCGATAAACTCGTGTACGCGAAGCTGCGTGAAAAGCTGGGCGGCAACGTCCGCTACGCGGTGTCCGGATCGGCACCGCTCAGCCACTACCTTGGCCACTTTTACCGCAGCCTCGGAGTGAAGATCCTCGAAGGCTATGGCCTGACAGAAACAACCGCCCCGGTCTCGGTGAATCTGCCAGACAAGTTCAAGATCGGTACCGTCGGCCCTGCGCTGCCGGGACACACCATCCGGATCGGAGACGACGGCGAAGTCGAGATCAAGGGCATCGACGTGTTCAAGGAGTACTGGAACAACCCAACGGCGACGCGTGCGGCGTTCACCGACGACGGGTTCTTCCGCACCGGAGACCTCGGAAGCCTCGATGACGACGGCTACCTCACGATCACCGGCCGCAAAAAGGAGATCATCGTGACCGCTGGCGGGAAGAACGTCTCGCCTGCCGCGCTCGAGGATCCCATCCGTGCCAATACGATCATCGGCCAGGTCGTGGTAGTCGGCGACCAGAAACCCTTCATCTCGGCGCTCGTGACGCTCGATCCAGAGATGCTCCCGGCGTGGCTGAACAATCAGGGCGAGGATCCATCCATGTCGCTCGAGGAAGCCGTCCGGAATCCGAAGGTGCTTGCCGAGGTGCAGAGTGCGATCGATGGCGGGAACAAGTACGTCTCCCGCGCCGAATCGATTCGCAAGTTTGTGATCCTGCCGACGGAGTTCATCGAGGCGAACGGGCACCTGACTCCGAAGATGAGCATCAGGCGTGATGCTATCCTCCGCGACTTCGCCGGCGAGATCGCGAAGCTCTACGGCCCCAACCCGCAGACGGAGCTCGTGAACACGCAGGCGTAATCTTCGTGCATCCTGTGGCCTCCGGAACTCCCGGGGGCCACAGAGTGCACGAAGCGACAGTTCCGGTCCCTAGGCTGCGCCTCCCCCTGTTCCAGCGGGGCTCAGCTCGCGTTGGGTCAACTTCCGAGGTGGGCACGTTCAGACTGGACACCCCTGGTCGTTCCCTGGTGACGCACCTCGATGCTGGGGAATACTCGCGCACGTTCACCGATTTCCCACGGCAGTAGGCCCAGAGACATCACCGGCGGGCGGTGCAGCACGCAGAAGCTCGCATGCCCTGCGCGCACCACCGGGGCCCTTTCCCACGCGCGTGGACCGGTGCAGCAGACTGAGCGCCGCTGCCGTCCGCCGAGCTGCCCGTGCCTGGGCGCTGGTATCGTGGGCGCTGGCCGGCGGTTGCGCCGGAAGCAACACTGCAAGGAGGACCACTGTGACGCATTCCCAGGTCGAGACACGAGGGACCGTGCAGTGACCACGCCGCAGCGCGGGCTTCCCGGCTGGGCGATCGGGCTCATTGTCGGCATCAGTGCACTCCTCCTCCTGCTTCTCGTTGGGGGGTTCGTTGGGCTCCGTCTGATCAGCGGCGCACTCTCAGATGCGCTCTCCTCATCACCGCACGTCTCTTCAGCGCCCACGGCGCCGGGCACACCGCGGGATCCGAGCGATACAGACCCGGGCGCTGACGCGACGGAGGGCACGGCGGCGGCTCAAGCCACCCGCGACGCCGAGTACGTCATCGGCATGTACGATCAGTACCTCGCGGCGAGCAGAGACGGCAGCATTCGCGAGCTTGTGCCTGATGGCGCGAACGTCGATCCCGACTACTTCGCGGCATTCCTCTATATGCTCACCGATCTGCGCAGCGCGGCCCGCTTTGTGCCGCCCTCTGCGGAGAACGCTGAGCAGCTGCGCGAATACGCGGAGCAGGCGGAAGAATACGAGCGTCTCTTCCTCGCAGGAAAAGATCTCGACGTTGACATCAAGATCACCCGTGAGGACGGTTCCGTGTTCGAGACTGACGGAAAATACCGCACGGTCACACCGTAGTGGGCTGCCCTCGCCGCTCGACTTCCCGTTCAGTCACCCCGCAGGGCCGCTAGAACCAGCTTGACGTGCGGATCTGGCGCATGGCCTCTCCGCGCGCCTCACGATCGAGACGGTTGATGTAGAGCTTGCCGTCGAGATGATCACACTCGTGCTGCAGTGCCTGCGCGAGCAGGCCCTCACCTGAGATCTCGATCTCGTCTCCGTCGAGGTTAATCCCCCGCACCGTTGCTCGAGGGTAGCGCAGCACCGGGAACCAGAGGTCTGGCACCGAGAGACAGCCCTCACCGGTGGGTACCGGTTCTCCCTCGAGCGCGACCAACTCCGGGTTCAGCACATAGCTGACCTCGCCATCAATGTTCAGCGAGAACGCGCGCTGCAAGTGTCCGATCTGCGTGGCAGCCAACCCCGCGCGCCCGTCGAAAGCCACCGTATCGCAGAGGTCTTCAACGAGCGCACGCACCCCCTCATCAATGTCGGTGATGGGGTCGCACACTGTGCGAAGGGCTGGGTCGCCAAACAGGCGGATCTCTCGTACTGCCACTCGTCAATCCTAGGCGATGACGACGATCAGATCGCCTGCCTCAAGCCCGCGAGTGCCGGTGAACACGATCCGTTCGACCGTGCCACTGGTGGGGGCTGTGATCGCGGCCTCCATCTTCATCGCCTCGATCACGGCAATCGGTTGTCCGGTCTCGACGGTGTCACCTACGGCCACCTTGACCGTGACCGTGCCGGAGAACGGCGCAGACACTTGTCCGGGAACAGTGCGGTCAGCTTTCTCGGCGACTGGGGTCGAGACCGCCACACTCTCGTCCTTGACGAACACTTGGCGCAGCTGGCCGTTGACGCGCACCATGACCGTGCGCACGCCCTTGCCATCAGCCTCGCCAATTGCTTCGAGTCCGACGTAGAGCCGCACGCCCTTCGCGAGATCAATCGCGCGTTCCGTGCCCGCCTCCAGCCCGTACAGATAGTCGGCTGTGTCGAGCACGGAGAGATCGCCAAACTGTTCGCGATCCTGCTCGAACTGCCGCGTCGGCGCTGGGAACAGCAAGCGATTCAGCGTCTGGCGCCGCTCCAGGCTCTCGCCAGCCAGCAGCGCGGCGTCCTCCTCCGTGACCGGCGCAACCTCGATGTTCACCGTACGACCGGCAAGCACCTTCGATCGGAACGGCTCAGGCCACCCGCCGGGGATCTCCCCCAGCTCGCCCGCGAGGAACCCGACGACCGAATCGGGGATGTCGTAGTTCTCAGGGTGCGCTTCAAAATCAGCCGGATCGGCGTCGACGGCCGCAAGGTGGAGAGCGAGATCGCCCACCACTTTCGACGAGGGCGTCACTTTCGGGATCCGGCCCAGCATCGTATTCGCCGCAGCGTACATGTCTTCGATCTTCTCGAAGTCGTTCGCGAGCCCCAGCGCAATCGCCTGCTGGCGCAGGTTCGAAAGCTGGCCCCCGGGGATCTCGTGCGTGTATACGCGCCCTGTCGGCGACGGCAGGCCCGACTCGAACGGCTTGTAGACAGCGCGCACGGCATCCCAGTACGGCTCAAGTGCGAACACCGCGTCTGCGTCGAGACCGGTGTCGCGCTCGGTGTCCGCGAGTGCCGCGACGAGCGCGGAGAGTGACGGCTGGCTCGTCGTGCCAGACATCGGGGCCGATGCGACGTCCACCGCGTCGACGCCTGCAGCGGATGCTGCGAGCAGCGTCGCGAGCTGCCCGCCAGGCGTGTCGTGAGTGTGCAGGTGCACCGGCAGATCGAAGCGCTCGCGCAAAGCGGTGACGAGTTTCGCCGCAGCGGCCGGGCGCAAGAGGCCGGCCATGTCCTTGATCGCGAGCACATGCGCACCAGCGTCGACAATCTGCTCGGCGAGGCCGAGGTAGTAGTCGAGCGTGTATTTGTCTTCAGCAGGTGAAAGCAGGTTGCCGGTGTACGCCATCGCGACTTCGGCGACCGCCGTGCCGGTTTCGCGCACCGCATCGATCGCGACGCGCATCTGGTTCACGTCGTTGAGTGCGTCGAAAATCCGGAAGACGTCAACGCCAGTGGCCGCAGCCTCGCGCACGAACGCGCTGGCGACGTTCGCCGGGTACGGCGTGTAGCCCACAGTGTTTTGGCCGCGCAGCAACATCTGGATCGGGATATCTCCGAGCGTTTCGCGCAGCGTCGCCAAGCGCTCCCACGGATCTTCACCGAGGAATCGCAGTGCGACGTCATACGTTGCCCCGCCCCAGGCCTCGACCGACCACAGCTGCGGCGTCAGGCGCGCAACGTGCGGCGCAACGCGCGCCAGATCCTTCGTGCGCACGCGGGTCGCGAGCAGCGACTGGTGCGCGTCGCGGAACGTGGTCTCCGTCACGGCGAGCGCGGTCTGTGCGCGCAGCGACTGTGCGAAGCCCTCCGGGCCAAGCTCGAGCAGGCGGCTGCGCTGACCGGCAGGCGCTGGCTGCGACAGGTCTACGGCCGGGAGCTTCGCCGCTGGATCGATCCCGTTCGGGCGCACGCCATTCGGCTGATTCACGGTGACGTTCGCGACATGCTGCAGCAGGCGGGTGGCGCGGTCCTTCGGCTTGTTCATATTGAGCAGCTCTGGCCGCTCCTCGATGAACGAGGTGGCAACATCGCCTGCCTGGAACGCGGGATCCGCGAGCACGGCCTGCAGGAACGGGATGTTCGTCGCGACACCACGGATCCGGAATTCGGCGAGCGCGCGGCGGGCGCGCACCACAGCGTCCTCGAAGGTGCGTCCGCGGCAGGTGAGCTTCGCGAGCATCGAATCGAAGTGCGGGCTGATCTGCGCGCCGGCGTTGATCGTGCCGCCGTCGAGGCGCACGCCGCCGCCACCCGGTGAGCGGTAGGCAGTGATCCGGCCGAGGTCGGGGCGGAACCCGTTCGCGGGATCCTCTGTGGTGATCCGGCACTGCAAGGCCGCGCCGCGGAGCTGGATCTTGTCCTGCGTGAGTTCAAGCTCCTCGAGCGTGGCGCCGGCCGCGATCCGCATCTGCGCGCGCACGAGGTCGACGTCGGTGACCTCTTCGGTCACCGTGTGCTCGACCTGGATTCGAGGGTTCATCTCGATGAACACATGCTCGCCAGCACGGTCGCCCTCGGTATCGAGCAGAAACTCCACAGTGCCGGCGTTTTCGTAGCCAATGGATTTGGCGAACGCGATCGCGTCGCGCGTCAGTTCCGCACGCTTCGCCTCTGAGAGGTTGGGGGCCGGTGCGATCTCAACCACTTTCTGGTGGCGGCGCTGCACTGAGCAGTCGCGCTCGTAGAGGTGGACCGTGCCACCTGTGGCATCCGCGAGGATCTGCACTTCGATGTGGCGCGGGCGCAGCACAGCCTGCTCGATGAACATCGTGGCGTCACCGAACGCCGATTCGGCCTCGCGCATCGCCGCTTCCAGCGCATCGCGCAGATCCTCCGGCCGCTCAACGCGGCGCATCCCGCGCCCGCCGCCACCAGCTACGGCCTTGGCGAACAGCGGGTAGCCGATCTCTGCGCCGCCTGCGACGAGCGCCTCAATGTCCTGTGAGGGCGGAGTGGAGCGCAGCACCGGCACTCCAGCAGCGATCGCGTGTTCTTTCGCGGCCACTTTGTTCCCAGCCATCTCCAGCGCGGTCTTGCCCGGCCCAATGAACCGAATGCCATTCGCCGCTGCCGCTGCCGCGAGCTCTGGATTTTCAGAGAGGAACCCATAGCCCGGGTAAATGGCGTCTGCGCCACACTCGAGTGCAACGCGGATGATCTCGGCGACGTCCAGGTACGCCCGGACAGGGTGCCCAACCTCACCAATGAGGTATGCCTCATCAGCCTTGAGCCGGTGCAGCGAATTCCGATCTTCGTAGGGAAAAACCGCGACCGTCAGCGCTCCCAGCTCGTGCGCCGCGCGAAACGCGCGAATCGCGATTTCACCACGATTGGCAACCAAAACCTTCGTGAACATGCAGAAACACTCCTCTGTATTAGGCCAACGCCGGTTGCCCAGACCGCGCGAATCGTTCGATATCAAGATACATGGAAACGTATCGCGCAGAGGCACATACGATTGCGCGCGCCTCCAGGCACCGTCTTGAGGGGTGCATACGCGCAGGCAGAACTGGGACTTCCGCCTGTAACAGTGCCGGAATACAGTTATCGCTACCTGTGCGTTCTGTCGCTGTTGACACCGCCGGGCACCTTTCGTCCGTCTCACAATGCCGAAGGAACCAATGACCGTCACCAGACCGGGAGGTGGTGTGCGCGCTCGCCGCCACGTCGCCACCACCGCAACACTCGCCCTCGCCGCCAGCATGCTGATGCTGCCGGCCACCGCCGCATTCGCCGATGACGCCATCGACGGCCCGCAGACTTCGGGAGACAGCGTCTTCCCGAACGTCGGCAACGGCGGCTACGACGCACTCGACTACGACGTTTCGCTGGCGTGGACGCCAGACGCTCAGCAAACCACGAACCTCGTCGCCGGCAGCATGGGGGCTGCCACCACGACGATGACCGCGCGCGCAGCACAGCCGCTGCGCACATTCTCCCTCGACTTCGAGGGCATGGAGATTGACTCGATCACGGTCAACGGCCAGCCTGCCACGTGGACTCGCGACATTGATGCCGCTGCGATCAAGTACAAGCTCGTGATCACACCGGCGACCCCGGTTTCCGGGGACTTTACGACCACGATCAAGTACCACGGTGTGCCCGTCACGCACATCGACCTCGACGGCGCAGCCGAGGGGTGGAGCCGCACCAGTGACGGCGCGATGCTGCTCGGCCAGCCCATCGGCATGATGGCGGGCTACCCGCACAACAACACGCCGGCAGACAAGGCGACATACACCTTCACGATCGACATCCCGTCGACGCATTCGGCCGCCAACGGCACCGGAGCGGCGCCCGCCGCCGCCGTCAGCAACGGCGAGCTGAAGTCGCGCACACCGTCAGCTGACGGCTCGCGCACCACCTGGGTGTGGCGCCAGGACAAGCAGATGGCCTCCGAGCTCGCAATCATCGGAATCGGCCGCTACGACGTAATCGAGAGCTCCATAGTGCTCAGCGATGGTCGCACCATCCCCAGCTGGTCATTCATCGATTCAACACTGTCGGTAGCGAACAAGACAACGGTAACCAACCGGCTTGCGCAGTTGCAGACCATCACGCAGAACCTGGAAAAGGTCTACGGGCCGTATCCGGGCAATAGCACGGGTGTGGTCGTCGACACCGTGCCCTCAGCGATCAACTACGCGCTCGAGACGCAGGATCGTTCATTCTTCCCATCCGCGAGCTCGGTCGGTGGCAACACGCTCATTCACGAGCTGATTCACCAGTGGTACGGCGACAATGTGGCGCCGTCGACCTGGACCGACATCTGGATCGGTGAGGGCATGGCCACCTGGGGGCCGACGCACTACAACAGCCAGGCTGGCTTCGGCACCGGCGCTTCCACCGAGCAGACCTACTTCAACTCGTGGAACAGCAAGGCCGCGAACTCCCCTGACTGGACGATTGCTCCGGGCTTGCAGAACAACTCCGCCGAGCTATACGGCTACCAGACCTACACGCGCAGCGCGCAGTTCTGGGAGGCGCTCAAGATCTCCATCGGTGACGAGGCGTTCTTCAAGCTCGTTCCCGAGTGGCAGGCCCGCTACGGCGGCCTCAGCGTTTCGGGCGCAGAGCTCAAGGCACTCGCGGAGGAGCTCTCGGGTCACGACCTGACCGCCTTCTGGAACGCGTGGATCATGACCCCCGCGAAGCCGGCCTGGCCCGAGAAGCTCACCGCGAGCCTCACGACGCCCGAGCGCACCGAGCCTGCAAAGCGCGGCGACGAAATCGTGTACTCACTGACGGCGACGAACACGGGCAAGGTGCCGCTCGCGACCTCCGTGATCACCGTTGACGCCACCTCGCTGCTCGCCAGCGCAACGCTCGCGACCCCGCTGCCCGAGAGCGTCACGCTCGATGGCACCACGCTGAGCTGGGCGGTTCCGGCAACGGCGCCCGGCGCCGCTGCCGCAGTAACACTCAAGGCCGTGGTGTCTGACACCGCGTCTGGCGGCACGATCGACGCCGCTGCACAGGTCGCAACGCTCGGTGGCACCTGCACTGAGTGCTCAACGTCGCTCGACGTGACGGAGTACGAGCTGGCCCCGGCTCCCGCGCCGACGATCAGCGGCGACGCTCGCGTGGGCGAAACACTCACTGCGGGCACCGCCGGCTGGCCGGAGGGCACCTCCTTCAGCTACGAATGGGCGATCGACGGCACCACCGTGGCAGACGCCACGGCCGAGACCTTCGATATCCCGGCCTCAGCCGAGGGCAAGACGGTGACGGTGACCGTGACAGGCGCCAAGGACCAGTTCCTCCCGGTCACCGTGACGAGCGACCCCACAGTGGCTGTGCAGCCTGCCAAGGTGGATCCTGGCACTGAGCCCGGCACCGACCCGGGCACTGAGCCGGGCACCGACCCGGGATCAGATCCGGGCACGGATCCAGGTACTGATCCGGGCACGGATCCGGGCACGGATCCCAGCACTGATCCGGGGGCCGACCCTGGCACGGATCCAGGCACCGACCCCAGCACCGAGCCAGGCACGACAGACCCAGGATCCACCGATCCCGGCACGACGGAGCCCAGCACGGAGCCGGGCAGTG
This window harbors:
- a CDS encoding pyruvate carboxylase is translated as MFTKVLVANRGEIAIRAFRAAHELGALTVAVFPYEDRNSLHRLKADEAYLIGEVGHPVRAYLDVAEIIRVALECGADAIYPGYGFLSENPELAAAAAANGIRFIGPGKTALEMAGNKVAAKEHAIAAGVPVLRSTPPSQDIEALVAGGAEIGYPLFAKAVAGGGGRGMRRVERPEDLRDALEAAMREAESAFGDATMFIEQAVLRPRHIEVQILADATGGTVHLYERDCSVQRRHQKVVEIAPAPNLSEAKRAELTRDAIAFAKSIGYENAGTVEFLLDTEGDRAGEHVFIEMNPRIQVEHTVTEEVTDVDLVRAQMRIAAGATLEELELTQDKIQLRGAALQCRITTEDPANGFRPDLGRITAYRSPGGGGVRLDGGTINAGAQISPHFDSMLAKLTCRGRTFEDAVVRARRALAEFRIRGVATNIPFLQAVLADPAFQAGDVATSFIEERPELLNMNKPKDRATRLLQHVANVTVNQPNGVRPNGIDPAAKLPAVDLSQPAPAGQRSRLLELGPEGFAQSLRAQTALAVTETTFRDAHQSLLATRVRTKDLARVAPHVARLTPQLWSVEAWGGATYDVALRFLGEDPWERLATLRETLGDIPIQMLLRGQNTVGYTPYPANVASAFVREAAATGVDVFRIFDALNDVNQMRVAIDAVRETGTAVAEVAMAYTGNLLSPAEDKYTLDYYLGLAEQIVDAGAHVLAIKDMAGLLRPAAAAKLVTALRERFDLPVHLHTHDTPGGQLATLLAASAAGVDAVDVASAPMSGTTSQPSLSALVAALADTERDTGLDADAVFALEPYWDAVRAVYKPFESGLPSPTGRVYTHEIPGGQLSNLRQQAIALGLANDFEKIEDMYAAANTMLGRIPKVTPSSKVVGDLALHLAAVDADPADFEAHPENYDIPDSVVGFLAGELGEIPGGWPEPFRSKVLAGRTVNIEVAPVTEEDAALLAGESLERRQTLNRLLFPAPTRQFEQDREQFGDLSVLDTADYLYGLEAGTERAIDLAKGVRLYVGLEAIGEADGKGVRTVMVRVNGQLRQVFVKDESVAVSTPVAEKADRTVPGQVSAPFSGTVTVKVAVGDTVETGQPIAVIEAMKMEAAITAPTSGTVERIVFTGTRGLEAGDLIVVIA
- a CDS encoding 1-acyl-sn-glycerol-3-phosphate acyltransferase; this encodes MLYWIFKHLIIGPLLKTLYRPWVEGAENIPATGPVILVGNHLSVVDSFFLPVMIDRRVYFLAKSDYFTGKGLKGWIVKTFMTAVGQLPIDRSGGKASEASLNTALGVLDRGEVLGIYPEGTRSPDARLYRGRTGVARMVLESGAVVVPVVMIDTEKAMPIGAKIPKIRRIGTVVGKPLDFTRFAGMSADRFVLRSVTDEIMLEIQKLSGQRYADVYASSVRAKA
- the def gene encoding peptide deformylase gives rise to the protein MAVREIRLFGDPALRTVCDPITDIDEGVRALVEDLCDTVAFDGRAGLAATQIGHLQRAFSLNIDGEVSYVLNPELVALEGEPVPTGEGCLSVPDLWFPVLRYPRATVRGINLDGDEIEISGEGLLAQALQHECDHLDGKLYINRLDREARGEAMRQIRTSSWF
- a CDS encoding class II 3-deoxy-7-phosphoheptulonate synthase is translated as MTSQHTETAETRAFARLDAYRALEAKQQPVWPDPEAAARASADLATQPPLVFAGEADQLRARLAAAARGEAFLLQGGDCAETFAAATADKIRDRVKTLLQMAVVLTYGAAMPVIKVGRMAGQFAKPRSSTTETREGVTLPAYRGDIVNGYDFTPESREVDPERLVRGYHVSASTLNLIRAFTQGGFADLRLVHEWNKGFVSNPANQRYESLAAEIDRALKFMDACGVDHAALAQTEFYVSHEALLLDYERPLTRVDSRTGDLYDTSGHMLWIGERTRDLDGAHVEFLSHVRNPIGVKLGPTATVDDALRLIDKLDPEREPGRLTFITRMGAGKIRDVLPSLLAGVRDAGATPLWVTDPMHGNGITTATGYKTRRFDDVMDELRGFFEAHREVGTFPGGIHVELTGDDVTECLGGSENIDEATLATRYESLCDPRLNHMQSLELAFLVAEELKQTSR
- a CDS encoding long-chain fatty acid--CoA ligase, translated to MKQSHTPILIPPVPEDNISDLLEQRVAATPDRPLFSVPVGDGWRDISATEFRRQVITLAKGLAAAGVEPGDRVALICKTSYPWTLVDFALHYAGAVMVPVYETSSPLQIHWILEDSGARAIITESAEHAARVAEVRSDLPALELDWRLDEGAIDALSAGGAEISDEEIERRRSLAVGSDMATLIYTSGSTGRPRGCVLTHSNFVDLARNAGSALDEVVQPGASTLLFVTLAHVFARFISVLAVHAGVRVGHQPDTTQLLPSLGSFKPTFLLAVPRVFEKVYNSAEQSTAADGKGKIFRTAAKVAVEHSEALDTGKVPFMLGLKFKVFDKLVYAKLREKLGGNVRYAVSGSAPLSHYLGHFYRSLGVKILEGYGLTETTAPVSVNLPDKFKIGTVGPALPGHTIRIGDDGEVEIKGIDVFKEYWNNPTATRAAFTDDGFFRTGDLGSLDDDGYLTITGRKKEIIVTAGGKNVSPAALEDPIRANTIIGQVVVVGDQKPFISALVTLDPEMLPAWLNNQGEDPSMSLEEAVRNPKVLAEVQSAIDGGNKYVSRAESIRKFVILPTEFIEANGHLTPKMSIRRDAILRDFAGEIAKLYGPNPQTELVNTQA